The segment ggttggtgctcacaaaacagagttcgggagttggtgctcacaaaattgtaaaagaacataaatatatagcattcattttcagtggttttctccctcattgggtttccacttaaatctttgtgttattgtgttcatatgcaaaattatttttattgattgattctatcatataaaatattgaattgaaaagtctcattatattgattcaccccccctctcagtataactgtgtgctcttcaattggtatcagagccggtTCCTTCGGAGATAGCCTTACAACTTGAAGGTAGATCCTCAAAAGAGCACAATGGTAGATAACTATGGAGTTAGAAATCCAATTTTCGATGGgacaaattatgcattttggaGTATCAAGATGAAAGCCTATCTGAACGCACTTGGTTATGATGTTTGGCAATCCGTGGTAGATGGATACACACCTCCATCAACTCCTCCGACCGATGCAGCAGGAAAGAGGAAAAGTGAGAATAATGCCAAAGCAGAACATGCTCTCCTATGCAGCCTGGCTAATTCTGAATTTACAAAAGTCATGCATTGCAAATCAGCAAAAGAGATATGGAACAAACTGAAAAGTATCTATGAAGGGGATGAAAAGGTAAGAGAGGCCAATTTTCAATCacttagaatgaaatttgaaagccttaaaatgaaggaagatgaagaTATCGCCACCTACTTTTTGCGTGTGGATGAAATCGTAAATGCAATCACAGCATTAGGAGAAGAAGTTGAAGACACACCTATCGTTCGaaagttgttgagaacattgacaaTGGAATTTGATCCTAAGATATCAGCAATAGAAGAAATGAAGGATTTGAAAACATTAACAAAAGATGAATTGTTTGGAATCctcacagcctatgaaatgaggagAGAAGACAAACCATCACAAAAGGAGGTATCTTTCAAAGCATCAAAGAAGGGCAAGAACAAAAATCATACACCAAAAGAGAGTACAAGCAGTGAATCAGATGAGGCTGAAGCTTACTTCATGAGAAAGTTCAAAAAGGGCaaaggcaaatacaaaggcaaattccctttcaaatgtttcaattgtggcaagGTTGGGCATTATGCTTCAAAGTGTCCTCAAAATGAAAGTGATAGcagtgaagaggagaagaaaagctattcaaagaagaaaggaaagaaatacTTCAAGAAGAACTACTCAAAACATAAGAAAAGCTTCTACTCTAAGCAAAGTTCTAGTTCATCGGAGGAAAGTTCTGAAGATATGTCCAGCAGTGATGGAGAAGAGATTCTTTTTATGGCAATGAAAGtcgaagatgatgaagatgagaagGAAGAAGGACAAGATGCTATATGTGATGAAGAAgatgtagatcttgaagaagagttacattatgcatataaacaaaatgaaaagctaaaaggaAGGGTCTCAAAATATAAGACAAAATTACAAGAATCAAGCAAGCTCATTGAAAACTTAAAAATACActtggaggaagcaaagaagaatgagaaggaaaTAAGGGATCAGCttaaaagaaaagaagaaggatgcaACAAATTAGAATTAGAAATTGTCTCCTTAAAACAAGACTTGGGGAAACTTCAAAAATTTGAAGACAGCACCAAGAAAATGGATCGACTTCTTAAGGCACAAAGACCTACGCTCATTAAATCAGGTCTAGGACATGAAGAGGATCTAACAGCAAATGCTACGAAGTCAAAAACTTTGGATGATTCATGGAAGACAgtagaaaacaaaagaaggaagaatgatCCTCAAAAATCTCATCCTCCCACAAATATGTTGAAAACATCTCACATAAAGAAATCACATGTAACTAATAATTATTATCCATTCAAAGGACATTGTTTTTCATGctataagtttggtcataaagcaatTGATTGTAGAAGTCATACTAGAAATATTTCTAACTTCACTCCAAAGAAATATAATTCATTTTCTCCTCTAATGAATTATGATGTAATATGTTATAAGTGTCACAATTTTGGACACACAGCCAGATTCTGCCGAACTGTCTTCCCTAGTTTACCAAGAAAGGGAGATGTACCTATCAAAAGGGAGGAAACATCTAGAATGACTTGGAAGAAAAAACaacaagaagagaaagaatccttatTTGTTCAAATAGCTCTTCATGCAAAGAACAAGAAGGATAGATGGTATGTAGACAACGGATGCTCAAGGCACATGACAGGGGACAAAAACAAATTCATCTCTTTTGAACCAGCAGATGAAGGATTAGTAAGGTTTGGTGATAacacaaaaagagaaataaaaggtaAAGGAACACTTAGTTTAGATTATGGAAAGACTAAAACTGAGAATGTGCTATATGTCAAAGGCTTAAAAGAGAATTTATTAAGTGTTAGCCAGCTTTGTGATCAAGGACATAGTGTGACATTTTTGTCTAAGGGATGTGAGATTAAAAAGAATGGAAGAATCATTGCAAATGCCCATAGAACTGcaaataatttatatattctaaatgaaataaatgaagaaacGTGTAATTTTGTTCAAGAGGATGAAAACTGGCTATGGCACAAAAAGCTAGGCGACCTTaactttgacaatcttgtcaagATCAGCAAAAAGGAAGCAGTAAGGGATATCCCTAGAATTACAAAACCATCTAATGTCATTTGCAAACAATGCCAATTTGGGAAACAAACTCGAGTAAGTTTTAAATCCAAAGAATACTTGTCTTCAAAGCCTCTAGAGCTGATACATACAGACTTATGCGGACCAACCAGAACAAAAAGTTTGCAAGGGGAAAGGTATTTTATGCTACTCATAGACGATTACTCCACGATGACTTGGGTcgcttttctaaaagaaaaatctgaagctcttgAAAAATTTAAAGCCTTCAAAGAGTTAGTTGAAAATGAGATGGATGTCAAAATTAAGTGTCTTAGATCAGAccgaggaggggaattcacttcaaatgagtttgaagatttttGCACAaaacatggaataagaagacaactttcagcagcaa is part of the Cryptomeria japonica chromosome 10, Sugi_1.0, whole genome shotgun sequence genome and harbors:
- the LOC131073355 gene encoding uncharacterized protein LOC131073355; protein product: MVDNYGVRNPIFDGTNYAFWSIKMKAYLNALGYDVWQSVVDGYTPPSTPPTDAAGKRKSENNAKAEHALLCSLANSEFTKVMHCKSAKEIWNKLKSIYEGDEKVREANFQSLRMKFESLKMKEDEDIATYFLRVDEIVNAITALGEEVEDTPIVRKLLRTLTMEFDPKISAIEEMKDLKTLTKDELFGILTAYEMRREDKPSQKEVGHYASKCPQNESDSSEEEKKSYSKKKGKKYFKKNYSKHKKSFYSKQSSSSSEESSEDMSSSDGEEILFMAMKVEDDEDEKEEGQDAICDEEDEAKKNEKEIRDQLKRKEEGCNKLELEIVSLKQDLGKLQKFEDSTKKMDRLLKAQRPTLIKSGLGHEEDLTANATKSKTLDDSWKTVENKRRKNDPQKSHPPTNMLKTSHIKKSHVTNNYYPFKGHCFSCYKFGHKAIDCRSHTRNISNFTPKKYNSFSPLMNYDVICYKCHNFGHTARFCRTVFPSLPRKGDVPIKREETSRMTWKKKQQEEKESLFVQIALHAKNKKDRWYVDNGCSRHMTGDKNKFISFEPADEGLVRFGDNTKREIKGKGTLSLDYGKTKTENVLYVKGLKENLLSVSQLCDQGHSVTFLSKGCEIKKNGRIIANAHRTANNLYILNEINEETCNFVQEDENWLWHKKLGDLNFDNLVKISKKEAVRDIPRITKPSNVICKQCQFGKQTRVSFKSKEYLSSKPLELIHTDLCGPTRTKSLQGER